One part of the Mesorhizobium sp. M4B.F.Ca.ET.058.02.1.1 genome encodes these proteins:
- a CDS encoding invasion associated locus B family protein has product MRGLIATVSSLVLVALAAPALAQSATKIGQHNAWGTYSYQASGGKVCYVLTVPTDKQPATLDHGDMFFFVSQRPGQQVSYEPQFIAGYNFQEGSKATVTIDKKTFSMFTRGKSAWVENAAEEPVLIAAMKTGTDMKVQAKSGRGNPTSYVFSLKGISAALASIAKCK; this is encoded by the coding sequence ATGCGCGGATTGATTGCTACAGTTTCCAGCCTGGTCCTGGTGGCCCTGGCGGCGCCGGCGCTGGCACAGTCGGCGACCAAGATCGGCCAGCACAATGCCTGGGGCACCTACAGCTACCAGGCATCCGGCGGCAAGGTCTGCTACGTGCTCACCGTGCCGACCGACAAGCAGCCGGCGACGCTCGACCACGGCGACATGTTCTTCTTCGTCAGCCAGCGGCCGGGCCAGCAGGTGTCCTACGAGCCGCAATTCATCGCCGGCTACAATTTCCAGGAAGGCTCCAAGGCCACCGTCACCATCGACAAGAAGACCTTCTCGATGTTCACGCGCGGCAAGTCGGCCTGGGTCGAGAACGCGGCGGAAGAACCGGTGCTGATCGCCGCCATGAAGACCGGCACCGACATGAAGGTGCAGGCCAAGTCCGGTCGCGGCAACCCCACCTCCTATGTGTTCTCGCTGAAGGGCATTTCGGCCGCGCTGGCCTCGATCGCCAAGTGCAAGTAG
- a CDS encoding YkvA family protein, whose protein sequence is MARQPGFDFFGFGDKLAGESEVREKFWRTAKKAARQIPFMEEVVAAYYCAMDKDTPLRAKGILLAALGYFVLPIDFIPDVIFGLGFTDDIAVLTAAITAVSAHITPAHRQAARDAIADKS, encoded by the coding sequence ATGGCGCGGCAACCCGGTTTTGATTTCTTCGGCTTTGGCGACAAGCTCGCCGGCGAGAGCGAGGTGCGCGAAAAATTCTGGCGCACGGCCAAGAAGGCCGCCCGCCAGATCCCGTTCATGGAAGAGGTGGTCGCCGCCTATTACTGCGCCATGGACAAGGATACGCCACTGCGCGCCAAGGGTATCCTGCTGGCGGCGCTCGGCTATTTCGTGCTGCCGATCGATTTCATCCCCGATGTCATCTTCGGCCTCGGCTTCACCGACGACATCGCCGTGCTGACAGCCGCGATTACCGCCGTTAGCGCCCACATCACGCCCGCGCACAGGCAAGCCGCCAGGGACGCGATCGCCGACAAGAGCTGA